One region of Gloeocapsopsis sp. IPPAS B-1203 genomic DNA includes:
- a CDS encoding right-handed parallel beta-helix repeat-containing protein, translating into MTKFNWQQIKTLLFTKGLLTVLLLSPGAASATSNNSVPEIKNTNYAIPSDAYFVSPDGQDTNTGRTVNSPWSVAKAIAAAPSDATIIFRGGVYRDVQVNIRKNLTLQAYPHEKPWIKGSVVVNDWVKDGNIWRKDGWEHSFPFKGQPESLDKNYPLAGHRDMVFINNVTQKQVGSKSQVVPGTFYVDAANKKLYIGSNPAGKTVESTAKEFAFTTSNSAENTVIRGLGITHYADNAINIRRPNVTLENNTLIWNGLNGVLLTDTDAVLRGNILSYNGRQGVAGVYAHRMLLENNVLSHNNVENFSKQWGAAGIKTIWTDGLVWRDNLVEHNNAIGLWIDESTTNSTVVNNVVRKNASIGIMYEIAHKAIIASNVVYENAPAGIMILNASSARIYNNTLVRNHANLLIKETPRNNTKTQEIADGITWITRNTVVKNNILWNSNGPTFFAPSCELREQSRQMIPVTDYNAYYRPAVNEPQNFVVWGLSGSQCFNTFRTLASFVSATGLESNGLEVTNSNDPFFVNAEANDFRLKSGSPAIKRGEALPADIAHAMGVPAGKVVDLGALQSQVSIAH; encoded by the coding sequence ATGACTAAATTTAATTGGCAACAAATTAAGACTCTTTTATTTACCAAAGGTTTATTAACAGTATTATTATTGTCTCCAGGAGCAGCTTCAGCAACTAGCAACAACTCTGTTCCTGAAATAAAAAATACTAATTACGCAATTCCTAGTGATGCTTATTTTGTATCTCCAGATGGACAAGACACAAACACTGGTAGAACTGTCAACTCTCCGTGGTCAGTTGCAAAAGCAATAGCAGCAGCCCCTAGTGATGCAACAATTATCTTTCGGGGTGGTGTGTATCGGGATGTCCAAGTTAACATTCGTAAAAATCTGACTTTACAAGCTTACCCACACGAGAAACCTTGGATTAAGGGTAGTGTTGTTGTTAACGATTGGGTAAAAGACGGTAATATTTGGCGTAAAGATGGCTGGGAACATTCATTTCCTTTTAAAGGACAACCTGAATCTCTTGACAAGAATTACCCCTTAGCCGGTCATCGAGATATGGTGTTCATTAATAATGTCACGCAGAAGCAAGTAGGTAGCAAATCTCAAGTTGTCCCAGGAACTTTTTATGTGGATGCAGCTAATAAGAAACTTTACATTGGCAGTAATCCAGCAGGTAAAACTGTGGAATCGACAGCTAAAGAGTTTGCTTTTACGACTTCCAACTCTGCAGAAAATACAGTAATTCGTGGTTTGGGGATTACACACTACGCTGATAACGCTATTAATATCAGAAGACCAAACGTGACATTAGAAAACAACACACTTATATGGAATGGACTGAATGGAGTTTTACTAACTGATACAGATGCAGTATTGCGAGGCAATATCCTTAGCTACAACGGACGTCAAGGAGTAGCGGGTGTTTATGCTCACCGGATGTTGTTAGAGAATAATGTTCTGAGTCACAACAATGTCGAAAACTTCTCAAAACAATGGGGTGCAGCAGGCATCAAAACTATTTGGACTGATGGCTTGGTATGGCGTGACAATCTTGTTGAACACAATAATGCGATAGGCTTGTGGATTGACGAGTCTACAACAAACTCCACCGTCGTCAATAATGTCGTCCGGAAAAATGCCAGCATCGGCATTATGTATGAAATTGCACACAAAGCAATTATTGCTTCAAATGTAGTCTATGAGAATGCTCCTGCTGGAATTATGATACTTAATGCGTCGAGTGCCCGTATCTACAACAATACTCTTGTACGCAACCATGCTAACCTCTTAATCAAAGAAACACCGCGCAATAATACAAAAACACAAGAGATTGCAGACGGTATTACTTGGATTACGCGCAACACGGTTGTCAAAAATAACATCTTATGGAACTCTAATGGGCCTACCTTCTTTGCTCCTAGCTGCGAATTAAGAGAGCAATCAAGACAAATGATCCCTGTCACTGATTACAATGCTTACTACCGTCCAGCAGTAAATGAACCACAAAACTTTGTGGTTTGGGGGTTAAGTGGTAGTCAATGCTTTAATACGTTTCGCACCCTTGCTAGCTTTGTCTCAGCTACAGGGCTAGAGTCTAATGGATTAGAAGTCACCAATAGTAACGATCCATTCTTTGTCAATGCAGAAGCTAATGATTTTCGCTTGAAATCAGGTAGCCCTGCAATCAAACGTGGGGAAGCATTACCCGCCGATATCGCTCATGCCATGGGAGTTCCTGCTGGTAAAGTAGTTGATTTAGGTGCACTGCAGTCTCAGGTATCGATTGCACATTAA
- a CDS encoding sulfotransferase — MPKHMSMPNFLIIGAQKAGTSSLYYYLKQHPQIYMSPIKEPHFFTYEGANPDESFSEADRNESFAVINNIKDYQKLFQGAPESSLIGEASPSYIYAPQAAERIKHYLPHAKLIAILRHPAERAYSNFLHAIRHNHEPLKDFKHALQEEETRIRENSVFLWHYKSKGFYYKQLSRYLDLFDRSQIKVCLYEDLNTNPAGVIKDLFEFLEVDSSFEPDVSRKYNVSVVPKNQFFSDLLDNLKPIKPAMKTLLPDGVRHYVRSKVFDTPPPISPEMRKQLVEEYREDILQMQELLGRDLSGWLK, encoded by the coding sequence ATGCCGAAACATATGTCAATGCCTAATTTCCTGATCATAGGAGCGCAGAAAGCTGGAACTTCTTCTCTCTACTATTACTTAAAACAGCATCCGCAAATTTACATGAGTCCTATCAAGGAGCCACATTTTTTTACATATGAAGGTGCAAACCCAGACGAATCCTTCTCTGAAGCTGATCGCAACGAATCGTTTGCTGTCATCAATAACATTAAAGACTACCAAAAACTTTTTCAAGGAGCACCAGAATCATCATTAATCGGAGAAGCATCTCCCTCATACATTTATGCTCCCCAAGCTGCTGAGCGAATAAAACATTACCTACCTCATGCCAAGCTCATCGCTATTTTACGTCATCCAGCTGAAAGAGCCTATTCCAACTTCTTGCATGCTATCAGGCACAATCATGAGCCACTGAAAGATTTTAAACACGCACTTCAAGAAGAAGAAACGCGAATTCGTGAAAATTCAGTCTTTCTTTGGCACTATAAATCCAAAGGATTCTACTACAAGCAGTTAAGCCGCTATCTTGACTTATTCGACCGTTCTCAAATTAAAGTTTGTTTGTATGAAGATCTAAACACTAACCCTGCAGGAGTCATTAAAGACTTATTTGAATTTTTGGAAGTCGATTCCAGCTTTGAACCTGATGTATCTCGTAAATATAATGTATCTGTTGTTCCCAAAAACCAATTTTTTAGCGATTTGCTCGATAATCTCAAGCCAATCAAACCTGCGATGAAAACACTCCTACCCGATGGAGTACGACATTATGTTAGAAGTAAAGTTTTTGATACACCACCGCCGATTTCACCTGAGATGCGTAAACAGTTAGTAGAAGAATATCGCGAAGACATTCTACAAATGCAAGAACTACTAGGACGGGATCTCTCAGGATGGCTTAAGTAG
- a CDS encoding endo-1,4-beta-xylanase, with amino-acid sequence MIKRRTLIVSSLGAAGAGVAIANHYLNRHQVPEQPQERGIARFAVTGDTPLRERAADKGLIYGAAAQHQVLTTNVAFAQRFAQECAMLVPANELKWQALRPTPERFDFSRSDWMANFAQKHNMLLRGHTLVWHRALPKWFEETVDRTNAAKVLTEHINTVVQHYAGNIHSWDVVNEAIVPNKTKDGLRQTPWLRLLGVDYIEMAFRTAAAADPQALLVYNDNNLEYDNAKTAVKRTQVLKLLERLKSRGVPVHALGIQSHIGASPQGFNAKKLRDFLKEVASLDLKILITEMDVLEKNLLEANNRDAIIAGVYQDYLSLVLDEPAVNTVITWGLSDRYTWLTNFAPRQDGAPIRPLPLDAQLERKLAWNAIASAFDQAPPRQVK; translated from the coding sequence ATGATTAAAAGACGCACGCTTATTGTATCCAGCTTAGGTGCAGCAGGTGCAGGTGTTGCGATCGCAAATCATTATCTGAATCGGCATCAAGTACCCGAACAACCCCAAGAAAGAGGAATCGCAAGATTTGCTGTCACTGGAGATACTCCTTTACGAGAACGCGCAGCAGATAAAGGACTCATTTATGGAGCAGCTGCTCAACATCAAGTACTGACAACAAATGTAGCGTTTGCGCAACGCTTCGCTCAAGAGTGCGCTATGTTGGTTCCTGCGAATGAATTAAAATGGCAGGCACTACGCCCTACTCCTGAGCGGTTTGATTTTAGCCGCAGTGATTGGATGGCAAACTTTGCGCAGAAACATAACATGTTGTTGCGAGGACACACTTTAGTTTGGCATCGGGCTTTACCCAAATGGTTTGAAGAAACTGTCGATCGAACAAATGCTGCAAAAGTATTAACTGAACACATAAATACTGTAGTCCAGCATTATGCTGGAAATATCCACTCTTGGGATGTCGTTAACGAAGCAATCGTTCCTAACAAGACAAAAGATGGATTGCGGCAAACTCCTTGGCTGAGGTTATTGGGAGTAGATTATATCGAAATGGCATTTCGTACAGCCGCTGCTGCAGATCCGCAAGCATTACTTGTCTATAACGACAACAACTTAGAATATGACAATGCCAAAACAGCAGTGAAAAGAACTCAAGTTCTCAAGCTCTTAGAACGGTTGAAATCAAGAGGAGTTCCTGTACATGCATTAGGAATTCAATCGCATATAGGTGCAAGTCCTCAAGGGTTTAATGCCAAAAAATTAAGAGATTTTCTTAAAGAGGTTGCTAGTCTCGATCTGAAGATTTTGATTACGGAAATGGATGTATTAGAAAAAAATCTTCTCGAAGCAAATAACCGCGATGCTATTATTGCTGGAGTTTACCAAGATTACTTATCACTTGTGCTAGATGAACCTGCGGTTAATACTGTCATCACCTGGGGACTAAGCGATCGCTACACTTGGCTGACCAACTTTGCCCCTCGTCAGGATGGTGCTCCGATACGTCCACTACCGCTAGATGCCCAACTTGAACGTAAGTTAGCATGGAATGCGATCGCATCAGCTTTTGATCAAGCTCCACCACGTCAAGTTAAATAA
- a CDS encoding glycosyltransferase family 2 protein, protein MKKVSVIVPVYAAEKYIADAVQSVLAQSYKNFEIILVDDGTPDASIEVCQQFIDSRIKIIHQNNRGASAARNNGIRHAQGEYIAFLDADDTWVPEKLEKHINHLEKSPNVGVSFSYCAFVDEIGKPLGIYNATEYKVITPGAILCRNPIVSPSCLVTRREVLEEIKFQQEYNGIVEDCYFDENLRQSEDAECWFRICVRTNWKLEVVPELLATYRLHSIGNSANLLKTLESWDQFIAQAQLYAPAVVAEWEKPAMAYTLRYLARKAVTMSDGSMAINLSHRALMTHWRILIEEPRRTLVTLTAAYALWFLPQPFYTQLQLIGLKVIGASQKRRIQNQAKNQASETIVV, encoded by the coding sequence ATGAAAAAAGTCTCTGTAATTGTTCCAGTTTATGCTGCTGAAAAATATATTGCAGATGCTGTGCAATCAGTTTTAGCACAATCGTATAAAAATTTTGAAATTATTCTTGTTGATGATGGAACTCCTGATGCAAGTATCGAAGTTTGTCAGCAATTTATAGACTCTCGAATAAAAATTATTCACCAGAACAATCGAGGTGCGTCAGCAGCTAGAAATAACGGAATTCGTCACGCACAAGGAGAATACATTGCTTTTTTGGACGCGGATGACACCTGGGTACCAGAAAAATTAGAAAAGCATATCAATCATTTAGAAAAGTCACCAAATGTAGGTGTTAGCTTTAGTTATTGTGCTTTTGTTGATGAAATTGGTAAACCATTAGGCATTTACAATGCGACAGAGTACAAAGTTATTACCCCAGGAGCAATTTTGTGTCGCAATCCAATAGTAAGTCCTTCGTGTTTGGTGACTCGGCGAGAAGTATTAGAAGAAATTAAATTTCAACAAGAATACAATGGTATTGTTGAAGACTGTTACTTTGACGAGAACCTGCGTCAGTCAGAAGATGCTGAATGTTGGTTCCGCATTTGTGTGAGAACTAACTGGAAATTGGAAGTCGTTCCTGAACTTTTAGCTACATATAGATTACATTCAATAGGAAATTCAGCTAATCTGCTCAAAACACTGGAGTCTTGGGATCAGTTCATAGCACAAGCTCAGTTATATGCTCCAGCAGTTGTAGCTGAGTGGGAAAAGCCAGCTATGGCTTATACTCTGAGGTATTTAGCGCGTAAAGCAGTCACAATGAGTGACGGTTCAATGGCAATAAATCTCAGCCATAGAGCCTTAATGACTCACTGGCGTATATTAATAGAAGAGCCTAGGCGTACTCTTGTCACCCTGACAGCAGCTTATGCACTATGGTTTTTGCCTCAACCGTTTTACACTCAACTACAATTAATCGGTTTGAAGGTAATAGGCGCTAGTCAAAAACGTCGTATCCAAAATCAAGCTAAAAACCAAGCATCTGAGACTATTGTAGTCTAG
- a CDS encoding O-antigen ligase, with protein sequence MKNFLKLAENSFTVIALILFTGGVLGVLLRPDGASAEGSALFQIIWFVVYAITAGLLLIRLKGFTKIPTNLNLDIALLLSIVAIGIALFSYYWSVVPSVTLRRSFALLGTSIFGVYFSVRYQPKEQLRLLGWAFGLMVVLSFVFAIAIPRYGIDVFPHAGAWRGVFAQKNNLGRAMTLSTLVFLLLALDKTKYRWIAWSGFILSFALLVLSTSKTSLLVCITTLALLPLYAALRWRSTVFLPIFIISILTASAASILVVSEADTLLSLIGKDATFTGRTPLWEAVWVMILQRPWLGYGYNAFWLGWQSYSSFVWEFVRWTPPHGHNGILDLWLDLGFLGVAVFTMSLLFAFLKAIRNIRQNKRPEFLFPIMYLTVLLLFNVTYSTILSRNDIYWVLYIAVLLWKPLQQPVKELVDKSYKQTYPLKGY encoded by the coding sequence ATGAAAAACTTTTTAAAACTAGCAGAAAATAGTTTTACAGTTATTGCCTTAATTTTATTTACAGGAGGTGTACTAGGGGTTTTATTAAGACCTGATGGTGCATCTGCTGAGGGAAGTGCTTTATTTCAAATTATCTGGTTTGTTGTTTATGCGATTACTGCAGGGTTGCTGTTAATTCGCTTGAAAGGTTTCACAAAGATTCCTACTAACCTTAATTTAGATATAGCTTTACTTCTTTCAATAGTAGCAATAGGAATTGCTTTATTCTCATACTATTGGTCAGTAGTACCATCCGTAACCCTCCGCCGCAGTTTTGCCCTACTAGGAACAAGTATTTTTGGCGTTTATTTTTCTGTAAGATACCAACCAAAAGAGCAACTAAGACTTCTTGGTTGGGCATTTGGTCTGATGGTAGTACTCAGTTTTGTTTTTGCTATAGCTATACCAAGGTATGGTATTGATGTTTTTCCTCATGCAGGTGCGTGGCGCGGGGTTTTTGCCCAAAAGAATAATTTAGGTCGAGCTATGACATTAAGTACATTAGTATTTTTGCTCCTAGCATTAGACAAAACTAAGTATCGATGGATTGCATGGAGTGGCTTTATTCTCTCATTTGCACTTCTAGTTCTTTCAACATCCAAGACCTCGCTACTCGTTTGCATTACGACTCTAGCACTTCTCCCTTTATACGCAGCTTTGCGATGGCGCTCAACGGTCTTTTTACCAATATTTATTATTTCAATTTTAACTGCTAGTGCTGCATCTATCTTAGTTGTAAGTGAAGCAGACACTCTACTGTCTTTAATTGGAAAAGACGCTACCTTTACGGGAAGAACACCTCTATGGGAAGCTGTTTGGGTGATGATATTACAGCGTCCCTGGTTAGGTTATGGCTACAATGCTTTCTGGCTTGGGTGGCAAAGTTATTCTAGTTTTGTATGGGAGTTTGTAAGATGGACGCCTCCTCATGGTCACAATGGAATTTTAGATTTGTGGCTTGATTTGGGTTTTTTAGGAGTTGCCGTATTTACAATGAGCTTGCTATTCGCTTTTCTTAAAGCTATTCGTAATATTCGACAAAATAAAAGACCAGAATTTTTATTTCCTATTATGTATCTAACTGTTTTGTTACTATTTAATGTAACTTACAGTACCATTCTCTCTCGCAACGATATATATTGGGTACTTTATATAGCAGTATTATTGTGGAAACCATTACAACAACCTGTAAAAGAATTAGTAGATAAGTCGTACAAGCAGACATATCCATTGAAAGGGTATTAA
- a CDS encoding glycosyltransferase: MLNQKPNVLIYRDWLLPPSETFVLAQAEALERFTPYYIGSRLIKEGLRTPPERTLLLNEYTPIGWAREASFKVFGFAPALVAPAKKLKPLLIHAHFGIGGSLALPLKRYLQIPMIVTYHGYEEMIADDIAQKSYFSYRQYLQRREILKQEVSLFLTVSQQSKEHLLQQGFPPDKILVHYTGINTEVFQSESVKREPVVLFVARLVEKKGCEYLIRAMSKVQAMQPEMELIIIGDGELRSSLEELAKTSLHKYRFLGVQPPDVVKDWMNKAKIFCVPSITAVSGEAEGFGMVFAEAQAMGLPVVSFASGAIPEAVAHGEVGFLAAERNWEELADYILLLMKDEQLWHRFSTFGPQRVCSLFDVKKQARLLEKIYEQVIGDRHNLHQVAASTGSLSS; the protein is encoded by the coding sequence ATGCTTAACCAAAAGCCAAATGTGCTGATTTACCGAGATTGGTTGTTACCACCTTCAGAGACTTTTGTTCTGGCACAAGCAGAAGCTTTAGAGCGTTTTACTCCTTATTACATAGGCTCACGCTTAATTAAAGAAGGTTTACGCACCCCCCCAGAAAGAACTTTGCTTTTAAATGAATACACCCCAATAGGTTGGGCGCGCGAAGCAAGTTTCAAGGTGTTTGGCTTTGCACCTGCACTAGTTGCGCCTGCGAAAAAACTAAAGCCACTACTGATTCACGCCCATTTTGGTATAGGTGGCAGCTTAGCTTTGCCACTCAAACGTTACTTACAGATCCCAATGATTGTAACTTACCACGGGTATGAGGAAATGATTGCGGACGACATCGCTCAAAAATCATATTTTAGTTATCGTCAATATCTGCAGCGAAGAGAAATCTTGAAGCAGGAGGTTAGTCTCTTTTTAACTGTATCGCAGCAATCGAAAGAACATCTCTTGCAACAAGGATTTCCGCCAGATAAAATTCTTGTTCACTACACTGGTATCAATACTGAAGTATTTCAATCAGAGTCTGTTAAACGCGAACCTGTGGTTTTATTTGTAGCTCGTTTAGTAGAAAAAAAAGGTTGTGAATACTTAATTCGCGCTATGAGTAAAGTTCAGGCGATGCAACCTGAGATGGAATTAATCATCATTGGCGATGGAGAACTGCGTTCTTCTTTAGAAGAACTCGCTAAAACTAGCTTGCATAAGTATCGTTTTCTTGGCGTGCAACCACCAGATGTTGTAAAAGATTGGATGAACAAAGCTAAAATATTTTGCGTTCCCAGTATTACTGCCGTATCGGGCGAAGCTGAGGGATTTGGTATGGTATTTGCTGAAGCCCAAGCAATGGGACTTCCTGTAGTTAGCTTTGCAAGTGGAGCTATTCCCGAAGCAGTAGCGCATGGTGAAGTTGGGTTTCTTGCCGCAGAACGTAATTGGGAAGAACTCGCTGATTATATTTTGTTGCTTATGAAAGACGAGCAGTTATGGCATCGTTTCAGTACATTTGGACCACAGCGTGTATGTAGTTTATTTGATGTGAAAAAGCAAGCACGTTTACTAGAAAAGATTTATGAACAGGTTATAGGCGATCGCCACAATTTACATCAGGTTGCTGCTAGCACAGGCTCTCTTTCTAGTTAA